In Euwallacea fornicatus isolate EFF26 chromosome 2, ASM4011564v1, whole genome shotgun sequence, one genomic interval encodes:
- the LOC136347028 gene encoding uncharacterized protein yields MNFLLDKHSEKCLNSILCEPGNENNVKNFLQNSEPYYLIETDHIREYSKIVHSILETMATQYKSDEYKFLNIDQANVVLEATSLPKLLVLIISQETNNEPSTVRNIINKVILHDKKIIIIHRTVDNLKDCILQLNDPLVDRLTALKSNLKQKSQDFLGKLHSEDILKEKITVFLQNSNHQFIICNSSEVTEKVLKIQEILTGLPDELKRTYGNKCMVLDWEDVGELEIELLPHALSDLVILVSFKEGPPGLEILKQLLLEHYKIRQKKIIFVTPSQTIKDYLSSNQTYFDQARANELQSVQQLNNISNDYLNTLPIETNQNFNMSQFLSNKNRNYDVVETPYAITAAIAIWKDIQNLRGMLKGQYSLNNCKFLYWKQVEYVKNNFGLTFKLPKLLVLICQTHPSNTAVNLLEALMFKVSFSNRKKLIFITEDERLTESLNRMHINIQGNIPLEVKEDLEDQHPPKMSKFDLNLPTLSKAAKNGNIEIVNLYIKNGAKINVGAQGSSMRPIEEAATNGHFYVVLLFLKHGADFDWDENTNPLHRAVTGGHVDIVTILLENDANVNAKDKNKETALHRAVTKGQLEMVKTLIGFFANIEAVDCHNQTPLHKAAEHNQIEIANFLLKLNANPDAKDNRDLTPLHIAIEKGHEVIVNNLIELGADVNCKTTEAGGYTKTPLHIAAKCGWDKIVELLLRFNANMHSETSNHETVLQLGRQSGNPNVETVLNRFKRDAEPVRPQ; encoded by the coding sequence ATGAACTTTCTATTAGATAAACATTCAGAGAAATGCCTTAACAGTATATTGTGTGAACCCGGCAATGAAAATAATGTGaagaatttccttcaaaactCTGAGCCTTATTATTTGATTGAGACTGATCATATTAGAGAGTACTCTAAAATAGTACATTCGATCCTGGAAACTATGGCAACACAATATAAATCTGATgaatacaaatttttgaatatagaCCAAGCCAATGTAGTTTTAGAGGCAACTTCACTACCCAAGTTGTTGGTGCTGATAATTTCTCAAGAAACAAATAATGAACCTTCAACTGTAAGAAACATAATCAATAAAGTGATTTtacatgataaaaaaattataatcatACACAGAACGGTAGATAATTTGAAGGACTGTATTTTGCAGTTGAATGATCCCTTGGTAGATCGCCTGACAGCATTAAAGAGCAATCTAAAACAGAAATCTCAGGATTTCTTAGGTAAACTGCACAGTGAGGACATCTTGAAAGAAAAGATAACTGTCTTCTTGCAAAACTCCAACCATCAATTTATCATATGTAACTCAAGTGAAGTAACCGAAAAGGTACTAAAAATACAAGAAATTCTGACCGGTTTGCCCGACGAACTGAAACGCACCTATGGAAATAAATGTATGGTTCTTGACTGGGAAGATGTTGGTGAGTTAGAAATTGAGCTCCTACCCCATGCTCTTTCTGACTTGGTAATCTTAGTTTCCTTCAAAGAAGGACCTCCTGgcttagaaatattaaaacaactGTTATTGGAACACTACAAAATTAGACAAAAGAAGATAATCTTCGTTACTCCAAGTCAGACAATCAAAGATTACCTTTCGTCAAACCAAACATATTTCGATCAAGCTagagcaaatgagctccaaagtGTGCAACAGCTAAATAACATTTCGAATGATTATTTGAACACCCTTCCCATTGAAACTAATCAGAATTTCAATATGTCACAGTTTCTATCaaacaaaaacagaaattatgATGTGGTTGAAACCCCTTATGCTATTACTGCAGCTATAGCTATATGGAAAGATATCCAGAACCTAAGAGGCATGTTAAAAGGTCAATATTCcctaaataattgtaaatttctcTACTGGAAGCAGGttgaatatgtaaaaaataattttggattAACATTCAAGCTTCCCAAGCTATTAGTGCTGATTTGTCAAACGCATCCTTCAAATACCGCAGTTAATTTACTGGAAGCTTTGATGTTTAAGGTCAGTTTTAGTAACagaaaaaagttgattttcATTACTGAGGATGAACGTTTAACAGAAAGTTTGAACAGGATGCATATTAACATACAGGGAAACATACCTTTGGAGGTTAAAGAAGATCTTGAAGACCAACACCCCCCCAAGATGTCCAAATTTGATCTAAACTTACCAACCTTATCGAAAGCTGCTAAAAATGGAAACATAGAGATAGTAAATTTATATATCAAGAACGGAGCTAAAATCAATGTGGGCGCTCAAGGATCATCTATGAGACCAATCGAAGAAGCAGCCACGAACGGGCACTTTTATgtagttttgttatttctgaaacaTGGAGCTGATTTCGATTGGGACGAGAACACAAATCCATTGCACAGAGCAGTAACCGGAGGACATGTGGATATTGTAACCATTCTATTAGAAAATGATGCAAACGTCAACGCCAaagacaaaaataaagaaactgcACTTCACCGTGCTGTTACAAAAGGCCAGCTTGAGATGGTGAAGACTCTAATAGGTTTTTTTGCAAACATTGAAGCTGTTGATTGCCACAATCAAACGCCTTTGCATAAAGCAGCTGAGCACAATCAAATTGAAATAGCtaactttttgttaaaattaaatgcaaatccTGATGCCAAAGACAACAGAGATCTAACCCCTCTTCATATAGCGATTGAAAAAGGACATGAGGTCATTGTTAACAATTTGATAGAACTTGGCGCTGACGTAAACTGCAAGACCACGGAGGCTGGTGGCTACACGAAAACACCGTTGCATATAGCAGCTAAATGTGGTTGGGATAAAATTGTGGAGCTTTTACTTAGATTTAATGCGAATATGCACAGTGAGACCAGCAACCATGAAACAGTCCTTCAGTTGGGAAGACAAAGTGGAAATCCTAATGTAGAGACAGTTTTAAATCGTTTCAAGAGGGATGCTGAACCAGTTAGGCCCCAATAG